A single Triticum dicoccoides isolate Atlit2015 ecotype Zavitan chromosome 2A, WEW_v2.0, whole genome shotgun sequence DNA region contains:
- the LOC119356175 gene encoding auxin-responsive protein SAUR71-like: MKKGGLLRCVSTGACRVAPGAVAEMAISPSAASGKVPAGHVPVEVGAEGEETERFLVPAELLGRPPIAELLRRAAQEYGYARRGPLRIPCPVAAFRRLLGALAGGDRGHTPVYYAVVV; the protein is encoded by the coding sequence ATGAAGAAGGGGGGGCTGCTGCGGTGCGTGTCGACGGGGGCGTGCAGGGTGGCGCCGGGGGCCGTGGCGGAGATGGCGATCTCGCCGTCGGCGGCGTCGGGGAAGGTGCCGGCGGGGCACGTGCCGGTGGAGGTGGGCGCGGAGGGGGAGGAGACGGAGCGCTTCCTCGTGCCGGCCGAGCTGCTGGGCCGCCCGCCCATCGCCGAGCTGCTCCGCCGGGCCGCGCAGGAGTACGGCTACGCGCGCCGTGGCCCGCTCCGCAtcccctgccccgtcgccgccttCCGCCGCCTCCTCGGCGCGCTCGCCGGCGGGGACAGGGGCCACACGCCCGTCTACTACGCCGTAGTCGTCTGA